In one Lachnospiraceae bacterium GAM79 genomic region, the following are encoded:
- a CDS encoding ABC transporter ATP-binding protein/permease → MLQLKKIVKDYQTGDEVVKALKGISINFRKNEFVSVLGQSGCGKTTLLNIIGGLDQYTSGDLVINGRSTKEFKARDWDSYRNNSIGFVFQSYNLIPHQTVLANVELALTLSGVSKSERRKRAKEVLEKVGLGDQIYKKPNQMSGGQMQRVAIARALINDPDILLADEPTGALDSETSVQIMELLKEIAEEKLVIMVTHNPELADKYSTRIVKLLDGKIIDDSAPFSDEDEAKESEEAYAPRKTSMSVFTAFSLSFNNLLTKKGRTLLTAFAGSIGIIGIALILSLSSGFQGYINDVQEETLSSYPIEIQKKAMDYSDLISEMAGNTKEEDLSDHDPDRVYSGDVMGDMMVSMLSEVKENDLETFKKYIEDDTNGFKDIVSDIKYTYDTPMYVFNENAAGGTQQVNPSIMMREMGFGDMEESQKSLSGFMSAFSYGNNSMDMWKQLMSNRELLEQQYDVLAGHWPQNKNEVVLVVDKNNEISDFTLYTLGVRNASDLGEMVPKIMAGKDYDAPEEMSFSYDDLLNLKFKLILPSDIYQKNADGTWADKSSDEDYMADVISKGLDIQVCGIIRQSESSYAASIDAGMIGYTAELAEYVVSENEKSEIVKRQLDNPDTDVFTGLPFSNGEDIDMSQVDMQQIVASMNLSEEQQAYISQMSDEQLFEMLKEQGYFAQSTATYDDNIEKLGFADLAKPSVISLYCSEFADKDKLTDLIDKYNDSHSDSEITYTDYIGLMLSSVTKIIDAITYVLIAFVAISLIVSSIMIGIITYISVLERTKEIGILRSIGASKKDISRVFNAETFIIGLVSGAIGILVTVLLNIPISKVIEKFVNVPNVSSLPVKGAVILVIISVVLTLIGGLIPSKMAAKKDPVIALRSE, encoded by the coding sequence ATGCTTCAGTTAAAGAAGATTGTGAAGGACTATCAGACCGGAGATGAAGTGGTAAAGGCGTTAAAAGGCATTTCCATTAATTTCAGAAAGAATGAATTCGTATCGGTACTTGGTCAGTCCGGCTGTGGTAAGACAACGCTTCTTAATATTATAGGCGGACTTGATCAGTATACGAGTGGTGATCTGGTTATCAATGGCAGATCAACAAAAGAATTCAAGGCAAGAGACTGGGATTCATACCGGAATAATTCGATCGGTTTTGTATTCCAGAGTTACAATCTGATTCCGCATCAGACGGTTCTCGCAAATGTCGAGCTGGCGCTGACCTTATCCGGTGTATCCAAATCCGAGCGTAGAAAACGTGCAAAAGAGGTGTTGGAAAAGGTTGGTCTGGGCGATCAGATCTATAAGAAGCCGAATCAGATGTCCGGTGGACAGATGCAGCGAGTAGCGATCGCCAGAGCATTGATCAATGATCCTGATATCCTGCTTGCAGATGAGCCGACCGGAGCCCTGGACTCCGAAACCAGTGTCCAGATCATGGAGCTGTTAAAGGAGATCGCAGAAGAAAAGCTGGTCATCATGGTAACACACAATCCGGAGCTTGCAGACAAATATTCTACAAGAATCGTGAAGCTGTTAGATGGTAAGATCATAGATGATTCCGCACCATTTTCAGATGAAGACGAAGCGAAAGAATCAGAAGAAGCATATGCACCGAGAAAGACATCTATGTCTGTATTTACGGCATTTTCCCTCAGCTTTAATAACCTGCTGACGAAGAAAGGACGAACCCTTTTAACGGCATTTGCCGGAAGTATCGGTATCATCGGTATCGCGCTGATTCTGTCATTATCCAGTGGATTCCAGGGCTATATCAATGATGTGCAGGAGGAAACCCTGTCATCCTATCCAATCGAGATCCAGAAAAAGGCAATGGATTATTCTGACCTGATCTCGGAAATGGCGGGTAATACAAAGGAAGAAGATCTGAGTGATCATGACCCGGATCGTGTATACTCTGGTGATGTCATGGGCGATATGATGGTGTCCATGCTCTCAGAGGTAAAGGAAAACGATCTGGAAACATTTAAGAAATATATTGAAGATGATACAAATGGATTCAAGGATATCGTGAGTGATATCAAGTATACCTATGATACTCCGATGTATGTATTTAACGAAAATGCAGCAGGCGGTACACAGCAGGTAAATCCAAGTATCATGATGCGAGAGATGGGATTTGGCGATATGGAAGAATCCCAGAAATCCCTGTCAGGCTTCATGTCGGCATTCAGTTACGGAAATAATTCCATGGATATGTGGAAGCAGTTAATGAGTAATCGGGAGCTGTTGGAACAGCAGTACGATGTGCTTGCAGGACACTGGCCTCAGAATAAAAATGAAGTTGTACTGGTCGTTGATAAGAATAACGAGATCAGTGATTTTACCTTATATACATTAGGTGTCAGAAATGCTTCTGATCTTGGAGAGATGGTTCCGAAGATCATGGCAGGTAAAGATTACGATGCACCGGAGGAAATGAGCTTCTCCTATGATGATCTTTTAAATCTCAAATTCAAGCTCATTCTGCCGAGTGACATTTATCAAAAAAATGCAGACGGAACATGGGCAGACAAGAGTTCCGATGAAGATTATATGGCAGATGTGATCAGCAAAGGTCTGGATATTCAGGTTTGTGGTATCATCCGTCAGAGCGAATCCTCTTATGCAGCATCGATCGATGCGGGAATGATCGGTTATACCGCTGAACTTGCAGAGTATGTTGTATCCGAAAATGAAAAATCGGAGATCGTAAAACGGCAGCTTGACAATCCGGATACCGATGTATTTACAGGACTTCCGTTTTCAAACGGAGAAGATATCGACATGAGTCAGGTGGACATGCAGCAGATCGTTGCATCCATGAACCTGTCAGAGGAACAGCAGGCATATATTTCACAGATGTCTGATGAGCAGTTATTTGAAATGTTAAAGGAACAGGGCTATTTTGCACAGTCTACCGCAACCTATGATGATAATATCGAGAAGCTTGGATTTGCGGATCTGGCAAAGCCGTCCGTTATCAGCCTGTATTGTTCAGAATTCGCGGACAAGGATAAGCTGACAGATCTGATCGACAAATATAATGATTCACATTCAGACAGCGAGATCACTTATACCGATTATATCGGGCTGATGCTATCTTCCGTTACGAAGATCATCGATGCGATCACTTATGTATTGATCGCATTTGTAGCTATCTCGTTGATCGTATCATCGATCATGATCGGAATCATTACCTATATCTCTGTACTGGAGAGAACGAAGGAGATCGGTATTCTTCGAAGTATCGGAGCGTCGAAAAAGGATATTTCCCGTGTGTTTAACGCAGAGACATTTATTATCGGACTGGTATCCGGTGCGATCGGTATTCTGGTTACGGTGCTGTTAAATATCCCGATAAGCAAGGTGATAGAGAAATTTGTAAATGTGCCAAATGTATCTTCACTTCCGGTAAAGGGTGCGGTGATCCTTGTGATCATTAGTGTTGTGCTTACTTTGATCGGCGGTCTTATCCCATCTAAGATGGCAGCGAAGAAAGACCCTGTAATAGCACTTAGAAGTGAGTAA
- the fba gene encoding class II fructose-1,6-bisphosphate aldolase, whose protein sequence is MLVSAKEMLEKAKAGKYAVGQFNINNLEWTKAVLLTAQELQSPVILGVSEGAGKYMTGFETVAAMVKAMHDSLGITVPVALHLDHGTYEGCYKCVKAGFTSIMFDGSHYPFEENLAKSTELVNVAHQLGLSIECEVGSIGGEEDGVIGMGECADPEECKIIADLGVDMLAAGIGNIHGKYPANWKGLSFETLDAIQQKTGTMPLVLHGGTGIPADMIKKAISLGVSKINVNTECQLSFADATRKYIEAGKDLEGKGFDPRKLLAPGFEAIKATVKEKMELFGSVGKAND, encoded by the coding sequence ATGTTAGTTTCAGCAAAAGAAATGTTGGAAAAGGCTAAGGCTGGAAAATATGCCGTTGGTCAGTTTAACATCAATAACCTTGAATGGACAAAGGCTGTTCTTCTTACAGCTCAGGAACTTCAGTCTCCTGTAATCCTTGGTGTTTCAGAAGGCGCTGGAAAGTATATGACTGGATTTGAAACAGTTGCAGCTATGGTTAAGGCTATGCACGATTCTTTAGGAATTACAGTTCCTGTAGCTCTTCACCTTGATCACGGAACATATGAAGGATGCTACAAGTGTGTTAAGGCCGGATTCACATCTATCATGTTCGATGGTTCACACTATCCATTCGAAGAGAACCTTGCTAAGTCAACAGAGCTTGTTAATGTTGCTCATCAGCTTGGTCTTTCTATCGAGTGTGAAGTTGGTTCAATCGGTGGTGAAGAAGACGGTGTTATTGGTATGGGCGAGTGCGCAGATCCAGAAGAGTGTAAGATCATCGCTGATCTTGGCGTAGATATGCTTGCTGCCGGTATCGGTAACATCCATGGTAAGTACCCAGCAAACTGGAAGGGTCTTTCATTCGAAACACTTGATGCTATCCAGCAGAAGACAGGTACTATGCCATTAGTTCTTCACGGTGGTACAGGTATCCCTGCTGACATGATCAAGAAAGCTATCTCACTTGGCGTTTCAAAAATCAATGTTAACACAGAGTGCCAGTTATCATTCGCAGATGCTACAAGAAAGTACATCGAGGCTGGTAAGGATCTTGAAGGTAAGGGATTTGATCCTAGAAAGCTTCTTGCTCCTGGTTTCGAAGCTATCAAGGCTACTGTTAAAGAAAAGATGGAACTTTTCGGATCAGTTGGCAAAGCTAACGACTAA
- a CDS encoding YeiH family protein, translating to MNFIKKNWIGILVCFIIAVPSWLIGKRFPVVGGPIIAILAGMLIALVWTDKGKAEAGIKWTSKIVLQTAVVLLGFGMNLGVILQTGKQSLPIIICTIGTSLLIAWILRKVMKVPANTSILVGVGSSICGGSAIAATAPVIDADDDEVAQAISVIFFFNVLAAIFFPIIGKAIGFDTASGDAFGIFAGTAINDTSSVTAAASTWDSMWNLGSETLNKAVTVKLTRTLAIIPITLVLAAVRARQAAKTEQKTNGFSLKKAFPMFILYFVIASIITTICISLGVNADVFAPLKELSKFFIIMAMAAIGLNSNVIKLIKTGGKPILLGACCWIGITLVSLLMQHVMGIW from the coding sequence ATGAATTTTATTAAGAAAAACTGGATAGGAATTCTGGTGTGTTTTATCATAGCAGTTCCTTCATGGTTAATTGGAAAACGGTTTCCGGTTGTCGGCGGACCGATCATTGCGATATTAGCCGGTATGTTGATCGCACTCGTATGGACGGATAAGGGAAAGGCAGAAGCCGGTATCAAATGGACATCAAAGATTGTTTTGCAGACAGCCGTTGTATTATTAGGATTTGGCATGAATCTCGGAGTAATCCTGCAGACAGGAAAACAGTCGCTTCCGATCATTATCTGTACGATCGGTACATCCTTATTGATCGCATGGATCCTTCGAAAGGTGATGAAGGTTCCGGCAAATACTTCGATTCTTGTCGGTGTTGGATCTTCTATCTGTGGTGGTTCCGCAATCGCAGCAACAGCACCGGTTATAGATGCAGATGACGATGAAGTCGCACAGGCTATTTCTGTTATCTTTTTCTTTAACGTGCTTGCGGCTATCTTCTTCCCGATCATAGGAAAAGCAATAGGATTTGATACGGCATCCGGTGATGCATTTGGAATATTTGCGGGAACAGCCATCAATGATACATCTTCTGTAACAGCGGCGGCATCAACATGGGACAGCATGTGGAATCTTGGAAGTGAGACTCTCAATAAGGCAGTAACGGTAAAACTGACCAGAACACTGGCAATTATACCGATCACATTAGTGCTTGCGGCAGTTCGTGCAAGACAGGCGGCAAAGACAGAGCAGAAGACAAATGGATTCAGCTTGAAAAAAGCATTTCCTATGTTCATTCTGTATTTTGTGATCGCATCTATAATCACAACGATCTGTATCAGTCTGGGCGTAAATGCGGATGTATTTGCACCGTTAAAGGAGCTGTCCAAATTCTTCATTATCATGGCTATGGCGGCGATCGGGTTAAACAGCAATGTTATTAAGCTGATCAAAACCGGTGGCAAGCCGATTTTGCTAGGTGCATGCTGTTGGATCGGCATTACCTTGGTCAGCCTGCTTATGCAGCATGTTATGGGAATCTGGTAA
- a CDS encoding MATE family efflux transporter — protein MDLLKDNLKKLYFKFLIPSLGSAMVMSIYTLTDAIVIGKGVGADALAALSITTPLLCILMSTGILFGVGGSVQMSVHRGSGNHQKSNRYFTISFFLITAVTTLLWLIYATCMPKLLHLMGANDTLFPYAMSYMRYINIFLPVAVFSNYVAIFIRADNDPNRAMAGVLLGGVVNIALDIIFVFPMHMGMGGAAFASVLGMTIQVIVGGSHFFSRKNGLHFIRPIHTIPSIRHIIVGGIPSFFNEFANGFIVLLFNIQILKYCGENALSIYSVISNCVILFNSLFTGVGQSIQPVISTNYGAGNGVRIKGIKKMAYTTILIMGAIFSLSGILFPTAVCRIFIKMNPTLTDIANLGIRTYFFAFLPFGINLLTSYYLQAILRSAQSLCISLLRNIILSSICILVFPLCLGASSLWFVMPIVEVVVLFVSLGYLKSKSI, from the coding sequence ATGGATTTATTAAAAGACAATCTGAAAAAATTATACTTCAAATTTCTGATACCATCACTTGGAAGTGCCATGGTTATGTCTATTTATACACTGACAGATGCGATCGTCATTGGAAAAGGTGTCGGCGCAGATGCTCTTGCTGCCCTAAGTATTACAACACCACTTCTCTGCATCCTGATGTCAACCGGAATCCTGTTTGGTGTCGGCGGCTCTGTACAGATGAGTGTTCACAGGGGAAGTGGTAATCATCAGAAATCCAATCGTTATTTTACAATCTCTTTTTTCCTGATTACGGCTGTTACTACCCTATTATGGCTGATCTATGCCACCTGCATGCCTAAGCTGCTTCATCTGATGGGAGCAAATGACACCTTATTCCCATACGCCATGTCCTACATGCGTTATATCAACATTTTCCTTCCGGTTGCTGTATTTTCAAATTATGTAGCAATCTTTATCCGTGCCGACAATGATCCAAACCGTGCAATGGCGGGAGTTCTGCTTGGCGGCGTCGTAAATATCGCACTGGATATCATTTTTGTATTTCCTATGCATATGGGAATGGGCGGTGCCGCATTCGCTTCCGTTCTCGGTATGACTATCCAGGTAATTGTCGGTGGCTCACACTTTTTCTCACGCAAAAACGGTCTTCATTTCATCCGACCGATTCACACGATTCCCAGTATCCGTCATATTATTGTCGGTGGTATCCCAAGTTTTTTCAATGAATTTGCAAATGGATTCATCGTACTGCTGTTTAATATCCAGATCCTGAAATACTGCGGTGAAAATGCACTCTCGATCTACAGCGTGATCTCAAACTGTGTAATCCTGTTCAACTCCCTGTTTACCGGAGTCGGTCAGTCGATCCAGCCTGTTATCTCTACTAATTATGGTGCAGGAAATGGGGTCCGAATCAAAGGAATAAAAAAGATGGCATATACCACTATCCTTATAATGGGTGCCATCTTCTCGCTTAGTGGAATCTTATTCCCGACTGCGGTCTGTCGTATTTTTATTAAAATGAATCCAACACTGACTGATATTGCAAATCTGGGTATACGAACCTACTTTTTTGCATTCCTGCCATTTGGCATTAACCTGCTGACTTCTTACTATTTACAGGCGATACTGCGATCTGCACAATCCCTGTGCATCTCACTGCTCCGAAATATCATCTTAAGCAGTATCTGTATCCTTGTATTTCCATTGTGTCTGGGTGCATCCAGCCTGTGGTTTGTTATGCCGATCGTTGAAGTCGTAGTGTTATTTGTCAGCCTTGGCTACCTGAAAAGCAAATCTATATAG